One Oncorhynchus masou masou isolate Uvic2021 chromosome 27, UVic_Omas_1.1, whole genome shotgun sequence genomic window carries:
- the LOC135515409 gene encoding putative protein FAM47C encodes MVLLALSSLSPELPTASLSYLSPELPTASLSYLSPELPTASLSYLSPEIPTASLSSLSPELPTASLSYLSPELPTASLSYLSPELPTASLSYLSPELPTASLSSISPELPTASLSYLSPELPTASLSYLSPELPTARLSYLSPELPTASLSYLSPELPTASLSYLSPELPTASLSYLSPELPTASLSYLSPELPTASLSYLSPELPTASLSYLSPELPTARLSYLSPELPTASLSSISPELPTASLSSLSPELPTASLSYLSPELPTASLSYLSPELPTASLSYLSPELPTASLSYLSPELPTASLSYLSPELPTASLSYLSPELPTASLSSLSPERPTVSLQFQFRQPGRDHVGSTSQPPLRQPLSAKQESDGMTVTV; translated from the exons ATGGTCCTTTTAGCGCTCAGCTCCCTATCCCCTGAGCTTCCTACTGCCAGCCTCAGCTACCTATCCCCTGAGCTTCCTACTGCCAGCCTCAGCTACCTATCCCCTGAGCTTCCTACTGCCAGCCTCAGCTACCTATCCCCTGAGATTCCTACTGCCAGCCTCAGCTCCCTATCCCCTGAGCTTCCTACTGCCAGCCTCAGCTACCTATCCCCTGAGCTTCCTACTGCCAGCCTCAGCTACCTATCCCCTGAGCTTCCTACTGCCAGCCTCAGCTATCTATCCCCTGAGCTTCCTACTGCCAGCCTCAGCTCCATATCCCCTGAGCTTCCTACTGCCAGCCTCAGCTACCTATCCCCTGAGCTTCCTACTGCCAGCCTCAGCTACCTATCCCCTGAGCTTCCTACTGCCAGACTCAGCTATCTATCCCCTGAGCTTCCTACTGCCAGCCTCAGCTACCTATCCCCTGAGCTTCCTACTGCCAGCCTCAGCTACCTATCCCCTGAGCTTCCTACTGCCAGCCTCAGCTACCTATCCCCTGAGCTTCCTACTGCCAGCCTCAGCTACCTATCCCCTGAGCTTCCTACTGCCAGCCTCAGCTACCTATCCCCTGAGCTTCCTACTGCCAGCCTCAGCTACCTATCCCCTGAGCTTCCTACTGCCAGACTCAGCTATCTATCCCCTGAGCTTCCTACTGCCAGCCTCAGCTCCATATCCCCTGAGCTTCCTACTGCCAGCCTCAGCTCCCTATCCCCTGAGCTTCCTACTGCCAGCCTCAGCTACCTATCCCCTGAGCTTCCTACTGCCAGCCTCAGCTATCTATCCCCTGAGCTTCCTACTGCCAGCCTCAGCTACCTATCCCCTGAGCTTCCTACTGCCAGCCTCAGCTACCTATCCCCTGAGCTTCCTACTGCCAGCCTCAGCTACCTATCCCCTGAGCTTCCTACTGCCAGCCTCAGCTATCTATCCCCTGAGCTTCCTACTGCCAGCCTCAGCTCCCTATCCCCTGAGCGTCCTACTGTCAGCCTTCAGTTCCAA TTCAGACAGCCGGGGCGCGATCACGTTGGCAGCaccagtcagcctcctctccgcCAGCCCCTCAGTGCTAAACAGGAGAGTGACGGTATGACGGTGACGGTGTGA